A region from the Geobacillus vulcani PSS1 genome encodes:
- the mtnK gene encoding S-methyl-5-thioribose kinase — translation MTTVQTSVYEPLTEPKAVALAVRLGLFRDGAPLACREIGDGNLNLVFHIVDQETKQGVIIKQALPYAKVVGESWPLTLKRAVIESNALRTFASYVPQYVPKVYYSDESLAITVMEDLSRLQIARKGLIEGKTYPLLSRHIGEFVAKTAFYTSDFGMNQQEKKKLAQSFVNPELCKITEDLVFTDPFFDHDTNNFEDELRPDVEALWRDDRLHLETAKLKRKFLTEADVLLHGDLHTGSIFASDDETKVIDPEFAFYGPIGFDLGQFFANLLLNALSRPEFERQPLFDHIDQTWDVFVSVFSELWRTESRETYAATPGLLEDVLRHAFVDAVGFAGCEVIRRTIGLAHVADLDGIEQKDERLAAKRHALRLGRRLIVERAELTGTDGFRRLFDETER, via the coding sequence ATGACGACTGTGCAAACATCGGTTTACGAACCGCTGACCGAACCAAAGGCGGTGGCGCTCGCTGTCCGCCTCGGCCTATTCCGCGACGGAGCGCCGCTTGCCTGCCGCGAGATCGGCGACGGAAACTTGAACCTTGTTTTTCATATCGTCGATCAAGAAACGAAACAAGGCGTCATCATCAAACAAGCGCTGCCGTACGCAAAAGTTGTCGGTGAAAGCTGGCCGCTTACGTTAAAGCGCGCCGTCATTGAAAGCAACGCGCTGCGCACGTTTGCGAGCTATGTGCCGCAATACGTTCCGAAAGTCTATTATTCTGACGAATCGCTCGCCATCACGGTGATGGAAGATTTGTCCCGCCTGCAAATCGCACGCAAAGGGCTGATCGAAGGGAAAACGTACCCGCTGTTGTCCCGGCATATCGGCGAATTCGTCGCCAAAACGGCGTTTTATACGTCTGATTTCGGCATGAACCAACAAGAGAAGAAAAAATTGGCGCAAAGCTTCGTCAATCCAGAACTGTGCAAAATCACGGAAGATCTCGTCTTTACCGATCCGTTTTTTGACCATGACACGAACAACTTTGAAGACGAATTGCGCCCAGACGTTGAAGCGCTTTGGCGCGATGACCGCCTTCATCTTGAAACGGCCAAGCTGAAGCGCAAGTTTTTAACCGAAGCCGATGTGCTCTTGCATGGCGATTTGCATACCGGCAGCATTTTCGCCAGCGATGACGAAACGAAAGTGATCGATCCGGAATTCGCCTTTTACGGTCCGATCGGATTTGACCTTGGCCAATTTTTCGCCAACTTGCTGTTAAATGCGTTGTCCCGACCTGAATTCGAGCGTCAACCACTCTTTGATCACATCGACCAAACATGGGACGTCTTTGTGTCCGTGTTCTCAGAGCTTTGGCGCACCGAGAGCAGAGAAACATACGCCGCGACGCCGGGCTTGCTCGAGGACGTGCTCCGACACGCGTTCGTTGACGCCGTCGGTTTTGCCGGCTGCGAAGTCATCCGTCGGACGATCGGCCTCGCCCACGTCGCCGACCTTGACGGCATTGAGCAAAAAGACGAACGGCTCGCCGCGAAACGGCACGCGCTCCGCCTTGGCCGCCGCTTGATCGTAGAGCGGGCTGAATTGACGGGAACAGACGGCTTCCGTCGGCTGTTTGACGAAACGGAACGATGA